The following coding sequences lie in one Myxococcus xanthus genomic window:
- a CDS encoding general secretion pathway protein GspE codes for MDAGLLLETQLRSALAEQRKWGGKLGLTLVQMGYVDESSMVHALSRQLAIPTVDLEQHTPSAVVLQALRADIAERYTVFPIAADPATKTLTVATADPTNVEAFQELAFHCGQRIQVVVSSASSIERAIRRHYHGEVTSTTATPLSFGMDEPTFELAPPAESAPLSMTVRAASAALAQPGRETELTQRVEELTQQVAGLERMVAQQARSLRAMLELLETRGLVTRDDYLAKVR; via the coding sequence ATGGACGCCGGGCTCCTCTTGGAAACCCAGCTCCGCTCCGCCCTCGCGGAACAACGCAAATGGGGCGGCAAGCTGGGCCTCACCCTGGTGCAGATGGGGTACGTGGACGAAAGCTCCATGGTCCACGCCCTGTCGCGGCAGCTCGCCATTCCCACGGTGGATTTGGAGCAGCACACGCCGTCCGCGGTGGTGTTGCAGGCGCTCCGGGCGGACATCGCCGAGCGCTACACCGTCTTTCCCATCGCCGCGGATCCGGCCACGAAGACGCTCACCGTCGCCACCGCCGACCCCACCAACGTGGAGGCGTTCCAGGAGCTGGCCTTCCACTGTGGCCAGCGCATCCAGGTGGTCGTCTCGAGCGCCTCGTCCATCGAACGCGCCATCCGCCGCCACTACCACGGGGAGGTCACCTCCACGACGGCGACCCCGCTGTCCTTCGGCATGGACGAGCCCACTTTCGAGCTGGCGCCCCCCGCCGAAAGCGCTCCCCTGTCCATGACCGTGCGCGCGGCCTCGGCGGCCCTGGCGCAGCCCGGCCGTGAGACGGAGCTCACCCAGCGCGTGGAGGAGCTGACGCAGCAGGTGGCGGGGCTGGAGCGGATGGTGGCTCAGCAGGCCCGCTCGCTGCGGGCCATGCTGGAGCTCCTGGAGACGCGCGGCCTGGTGACACGAGACGACTACCTCGCCAAGGTCCGCTGA
- a CDS encoding SLC13 family permease gives MALAIFLFTYVFIAGARLPYLKLDRPGGALLGAVLMVVFGVVTPAEVYNHSADANRHAIDADTIVLLLGMMLLAAYMSQASFFRTAGAWAVRRAHTPRRLLLAVTFISAALSAFLVNDTVCLMLTPLVLATVEDARLPPAPYLLAVCMGSNSGSVATFTGNPQNMLIQGASGLSYASFAAYMALPALLSTAVVAAGLLYLFRHDLPVKQFEPHPPPPPVDRGMMVLTLTVLSGVVVAFFAGLPMSWSALAGAALVMALARREPREALERVDWVLLLFFASLFVVVYGVNKHGYAEDIRVLFEPLMAGPPLRETLGFAGLTLVASNLFSNVPFVMLARTWVPTLHDVELGWHVLALGSTLAGNLTLVGSVANLIVFEAARGKVNMSFLRFLRVGLPVTLVSFVVGLTVLLVEHALF, from the coding sequence GTGGCCCTCGCCATCTTCCTGTTCACCTACGTCTTCATCGCCGGTGCGCGCCTTCCGTACCTGAAGCTGGACCGCCCCGGGGGCGCGCTGCTGGGCGCCGTGCTGATGGTCGTCTTCGGCGTCGTCACTCCCGCCGAGGTCTACAACCACAGCGCCGACGCGAACCGTCACGCCATCGACGCGGACACCATCGTCCTCCTGCTGGGGATGATGCTGCTGGCAGCGTACATGTCCCAGGCGTCCTTCTTCCGCACCGCGGGCGCGTGGGCCGTGCGCAGGGCGCACACGCCCCGGCGGTTGCTGCTCGCCGTGACGTTCATTTCGGCCGCGCTGTCCGCGTTCCTGGTGAATGACACGGTGTGCTTGATGCTCACGCCCCTGGTGCTGGCCACCGTGGAGGACGCGCGCCTGCCGCCGGCTCCGTACCTGCTCGCGGTGTGCATGGGCAGCAACAGCGGCTCGGTGGCGACCTTCACCGGCAACCCGCAGAACATGCTCATCCAGGGAGCCTCCGGGCTGTCCTACGCCAGCTTCGCGGCGTACATGGCCCTGCCTGCCCTGCTCTCCACGGCGGTGGTCGCCGCCGGACTCCTGTACCTGTTCCGGCATGACCTGCCCGTGAAGCAATTCGAGCCCCACCCTCCGCCTCCGCCAGTGGACCGGGGCATGATGGTGCTCACCTTGACGGTGCTGTCCGGGGTTGTCGTGGCCTTCTTCGCCGGGCTGCCCATGAGCTGGAGCGCCCTGGCCGGCGCGGCCCTGGTGATGGCCCTGGCGCGCCGCGAGCCACGCGAGGCGCTGGAGCGCGTGGACTGGGTGCTGCTGCTCTTCTTCGCCAGCCTGTTCGTGGTCGTCTACGGCGTGAACAAGCACGGCTACGCGGAGGACATCCGCGTCCTGTTCGAGCCCCTCATGGCGGGCCCGCCCCTGCGGGAGACGCTGGGCTTCGCGGGGCTGACGCTGGTGGCGTCCAACCTGTTCAGCAACGTGCCCTTCGTCATGCTGGCGCGGACGTGGGTGCCCACGCTGCACGACGTGGAGCTGGGCTGGCATGTGCTCGCGCTGGGCTCCACGCTGGCGGGCAACCTCACGCTGGTGGGGAGCGTGGCCAACCTCATCGTGTTCGAGGCCGCGCGCGGGAAGGTCAACATGAGCTTCCTCCGCTTCCTCCGCGTGGGCCTCCCGGTGACGCTCGTCAGCTTCGTCGTGGGGCTGACCGTGCTCCTGGTGGAGCACGCGCTGTTCTGA
- a CDS encoding DEAD/DEAH box helicase, whose amino-acid sequence MKPEKEPGAFGGARRTPWNAPRGLDSVLEGWRSDRQLRSCFVLDEATPARAGVFAPIPEEVAPQVRDALEKRGIQQLFSHQAEAYRLARAGQSLVIATPTASGKSLCYNLPLLDRFAREPQARALYLFPTKALSRDQEESLRALMREAGLSHGAITFDGDTPADARRAARERSGVLLTNPDMLHTGILPHHASWARLFSNLRYVVIDELHTYRGVFGSHLANVLRRLQRVARFHGADPVFVAASATIGNPEAHARRMLGRDVTLVSESGAPSGERRVMVFNPPVVNAELGIRASYLKTAVRLTADLVRAGVSTLLFGQSRNNIEVMLKYLRDRFVEEKLDPSLIQGYRGGYLPGTRRATEAALRAGEVRCVVATNALELGIDIGSLDAVVCAGYPGSVAALMQRFGRAGRRGEGSLALLVTSSAPLDQYLAGDPRFLVGSPVEHARIDPDNVEILVQHLKCASFELPFEEGEPFGDVPPESTTEALGFLAQHEVVHPTVGEAGRRVFHWSTDAYPANHVSLRSVGWDNVVIIEKGTDRTLAEMDFRSAHTMLHEQAIYQHEAEQYQVERFDYENHKAFVRKVAPDYFTDAMTYVRVHVIQEDQAAPMGPDLQAGMGEVSVIEKVVGYKKIKYHTHENVGYGDVALPEMQMHTTALWLTVPETVVRAMRAPRPAVIDALRGLTTALRTVACVGLMIDPRDIGKTLGSRDDAEGPPRKDGGVGFDPTLFLYDNVPGGVGLAARLYDQRDELLNRARRLLESCTCEDGCPACIGPAAGAMPGQAPVDPHPRKRLALDVLSALGIAGMQ is encoded by the coding sequence ATGAAGCCAGAGAAGGAACCGGGCGCTTTCGGAGGGGCCCGTCGCACGCCGTGGAACGCGCCTCGCGGGTTGGACTCCGTGTTGGAGGGGTGGCGGTCGGACCGGCAGCTCCGCTCCTGCTTCGTCCTGGATGAGGCCACCCCCGCGAGGGCGGGCGTCTTCGCGCCCATTCCGGAAGAGGTGGCGCCCCAGGTGCGCGACGCGCTCGAGAAGAGAGGCATCCAGCAGCTCTTCTCGCACCAGGCGGAGGCGTACCGGCTGGCTCGGGCGGGCCAGAGCCTGGTCATCGCCACGCCCACCGCCTCCGGCAAGAGCCTTTGTTACAACCTGCCGCTGCTGGACCGCTTCGCGCGCGAGCCCCAGGCGCGGGCGCTGTACCTGTTTCCCACCAAGGCCCTGTCCAGAGATCAGGAAGAGTCCCTGCGCGCGCTGATGCGCGAGGCGGGCCTGTCCCACGGCGCCATCACCTTCGATGGTGACACGCCGGCGGATGCGCGCCGGGCCGCGCGGGAGCGCAGCGGCGTGCTGCTCACCAACCCGGACATGCTGCACACGGGCATCCTTCCGCATCACGCGAGCTGGGCGCGCCTGTTCTCCAACCTGCGCTACGTCGTCATCGACGAGCTCCACACGTACCGGGGCGTCTTCGGCTCTCACCTGGCCAACGTGCTGCGCAGGCTCCAGCGCGTGGCGCGATTCCACGGCGCGGACCCGGTGTTCGTCGCGGCGTCGGCCACCATTGGCAATCCGGAGGCCCACGCGCGGCGGATGCTCGGGCGGGACGTGACGCTGGTGTCTGAGAGCGGGGCGCCTTCCGGCGAGCGCCGCGTCATGGTGTTCAACCCCCCCGTGGTGAACGCGGAGCTGGGCATCCGGGCCAGCTACCTCAAGACGGCGGTGCGGCTGACGGCCGACCTGGTGCGCGCGGGCGTGTCCACGCTGCTCTTCGGGCAGTCGCGCAACAACATCGAGGTGATGCTCAAGTACCTCCGCGACCGCTTCGTCGAGGAGAAGTTGGACCCGTCTCTCATCCAGGGCTACCGCGGTGGGTACCTGCCGGGCACTCGGCGCGCCACGGAGGCGGCGCTGCGTGCGGGTGAAGTCCGCTGCGTGGTGGCCACCAACGCGCTGGAGCTGGGCATCGACATCGGCTCGCTGGACGCGGTGGTGTGCGCGGGCTACCCGGGTTCGGTGGCGGCGCTGATGCAGCGATTCGGCCGGGCAGGGCGGCGCGGTGAGGGGAGCCTGGCGCTGCTGGTGACGTCGAGCGCGCCGCTGGACCAGTACCTCGCCGGCGACCCGCGCTTCCTCGTGGGCTCGCCGGTGGAGCACGCGCGCATCGACCCGGACAACGTGGAGATTCTGGTCCAGCACCTCAAGTGCGCTTCCTTCGAATTGCCGTTCGAGGAGGGCGAGCCCTTCGGGGACGTGCCGCCGGAGTCCACCACGGAGGCGCTCGGGTTCCTCGCGCAGCACGAGGTGGTGCACCCCACCGTGGGCGAGGCGGGCCGTCGCGTGTTCCACTGGTCCACGGATGCGTATCCAGCCAACCACGTGTCTCTGCGCAGCGTGGGCTGGGACAACGTGGTCATCATCGAGAAGGGGACGGACCGGACGCTGGCGGAGATGGACTTCCGTTCGGCGCACACGATGCTGCACGAGCAGGCCATCTACCAACACGAGGCCGAGCAGTATCAAGTCGAGCGCTTCGACTACGAGAACCACAAGGCCTTCGTGCGGAAGGTGGCGCCGGACTACTTCACCGACGCGATGACCTACGTGCGCGTGCACGTCATCCAGGAGGACCAGGCCGCGCCCATGGGCCCGGACCTTCAGGCGGGCATGGGCGAGGTGAGCGTCATCGAGAAGGTCGTGGGGTACAAGAAGATCAAGTACCACACGCATGAGAACGTTGGTTACGGCGACGTGGCGCTGCCGGAGATGCAGATGCACACCACGGCGCTCTGGCTGACGGTGCCGGAGACGGTGGTGCGCGCCATGCGGGCGCCGCGCCCGGCGGTCATCGATGCGCTTCGTGGCCTGACCACGGCGCTGCGCACGGTGGCGTGCGTGGGGTTGATGATCGACCCTCGGGATATCGGCAAGACGCTGGGGAGCCGGGATGACGCGGAGGGACCGCCGCGCAAGGATGGTGGCGTGGGCTTCGACCCGACGCTGTTCCTGTACGACAACGTGCCCGGCGGAGTGGGGCTGGCGGCGCGGCTGTACGACCAGCGGGACGAACTGCTGAACCGTGCGCGCCGATTGCTGGAGTCGTGCACGTGCGAGGATGGCTGTCCGGCGTGTATCGGCCCTGCTGCGGGTGCGATGCCGGGACAGGCGCCCGTGGACCCGCATCCGCGCAAGCGACTGGCGCTCGACGTGCTATCGGCGTTGGGCATCGCGGGAATGCAGTAA
- a CDS encoding pseudouridine synthase — protein MAAERLQKYLARAGVASRRHAEELITAGRVAVNNKTVTELGSRVEPGTDLVTVDGTLVTPPDESSYFLLYKPVGVVTTLSDPQGRPTVANYVEETGKRLFPVGRLDYDAEGALLFTDDGALAHKLTHPSFQVPRTYLAKVKGAPDVATLDKLRGGVRLEDGMATPVSVGVFEAAERNTWLKIVVAEGRPHLIKRLCAAVGHPVVRLFRPSYAGVGVEGLRPGELRPLKTSEVELLHEVSDGKTAPPTGELKLPPRRHGRAAPGFDSDDEAELSMDDDAPVAAKPARKAPARAAKAASAGGSSLARFGRPKGASAEGKPARRSFGGDEGAPRGRSFGGDKAGAPRGRGVGRSFGSDEGKPARRSFGGDEGKPARRSFGGDEGRPARRSFGSDEGKPARRSFGSDEGRPARRSFGGDEGKPARRSFGSDEGRPARRSFGGDEGRPARRSFGGDEGKPARRSFGGDEGKPARRSFGGDEGRPARRSFGGDEGAPRGRSFGGDRAGAPRGRGAGRSFGGDESGAPRSRGPGRSFGSDTGARGAGRAFGGAGGARRSFGGDEGGAPKSRGAGRPERREWSAGGDAAPRTRAPRAGGEGRPERKSWGAGGGAGRAPRGEGRPYSPRSGGAGAGRPERREWKPRAEGADAPRGRGGPRREGSEGGRPARSTWTPTDESGNPRERVVRAGARKGAPAEKSGGFQDWGKKKERASAPSWSNERPRGGAGRPPPRGPRRPR, from the coding sequence ATGGCGGCCGAACGACTACAGAAGTACCTGGCCCGCGCGGGAGTTGCTTCGCGCCGGCATGCAGAAGAGCTGATTACCGCGGGCCGCGTCGCGGTGAACAACAAGACGGTGACGGAGCTGGGCAGCCGGGTGGAGCCCGGCACGGACCTGGTGACGGTGGACGGGACGCTCGTCACGCCTCCGGATGAATCCTCCTACTTCCTGCTCTACAAGCCCGTTGGCGTCGTGACGACGCTGTCGGATCCGCAGGGCCGGCCCACGGTGGCCAACTACGTGGAAGAGACGGGCAAGCGCCTGTTCCCGGTGGGCCGTCTGGATTACGACGCCGAGGGCGCGCTGCTGTTCACGGATGATGGGGCGCTGGCGCACAAGCTGACGCACCCCAGCTTCCAGGTGCCGCGCACCTACCTGGCGAAGGTGAAGGGCGCCCCGGACGTGGCCACGCTGGACAAGCTGCGCGGCGGCGTGCGGCTCGAGGATGGCATGGCCACGCCGGTGTCGGTGGGCGTGTTCGAGGCCGCGGAGCGGAACACCTGGCTGAAGATTGTCGTGGCGGAAGGGCGCCCGCACCTCATCAAGCGGCTGTGCGCCGCGGTGGGGCACCCGGTGGTGCGTCTGTTCCGTCCGTCCTACGCCGGCGTGGGCGTGGAAGGGCTGCGCCCTGGCGAGCTGCGCCCGCTCAAGACGAGCGAGGTGGAGCTGCTGCACGAGGTGTCGGATGGCAAGACCGCGCCGCCGACGGGTGAGCTGAAGCTGCCTCCGCGCCGGCATGGCCGCGCGGCTCCGGGCTTCGACTCGGACGACGAGGCGGAGCTGTCCATGGATGATGATGCGCCCGTGGCCGCCAAGCCCGCGCGCAAGGCGCCGGCCCGTGCGGCCAAGGCGGCGTCCGCGGGTGGTTCGAGCCTGGCGCGTTTCGGTCGGCCCAAGGGGGCTTCGGCCGAGGGCAAGCCCGCGCGCCGTTCGTTCGGTGGTGATGAGGGCGCGCCGCGTGGCCGCTCCTTCGGCGGTGACAAGGCAGGTGCGCCGCGTGGCCGTGGCGTGGGCCGTTCCTTCGGTAGTGACGAGGGCAAGCCCGCGCGTCGCTCCTTCGGTGGTGACGAGGGCAAGCCCGCGCGCCGCTCCTTCGGTGGTGACGAGGGCAGGCCCGCGCGTCGCTCCTTCGGTAGTGACGAGGGCAAGCCCGCGCGCCGTTCCTTCGGTAGTGACGAGGGTAGGCCCGCGCGCCGTTCCTTCGGTGGTGACGAGGGCAAGCCCGCACGCCGTTCCTTCGGCAGTGACGAGGGTAGGCCCGCGCGTCGTTCCTTCGGTGGTGACGAGGGCAGGCCCGCGCGCCGCTCCTTCGGTGGTGACGAGGGCAAGCCCGCGCGCCGCTCCTTCGGTGGTGACGAGGGCAAGCCCGCGCGCCGCTCCTTCGGTGGTGACGAGGGCAGGCCCGCGCGCCGTTCGTTTGGTGGCGATGAGGGCGCACCGCGCGGCCGTTCCTTCGGCGGTGACAGGGCAGGCGCGCCGCGTGGCCGTGGTGCGGGCCGCTCCTTCGGTGGTGATGAATCGGGCGCTCCTCGGAGCCGTGGTCCGGGTCGGTCCTTCGGCAGTGACACGGGCGCTCGCGGTGCGGGCCGCGCATTCGGTGGTGCTGGCGGCGCCCGTCGCTCGTTTGGCGGTGACGAGGGCGGAGCCCCCAAGAGCCGTGGCGCGGGTCGTCCGGAGCGCCGTGAGTGGAGTGCTGGCGGAGACGCCGCACCGCGGACTCGCGCACCGCGCGCGGGTGGCGAAGGCCGTCCGGAGCGCAAGTCGTGGGGTGCTGGCGGCGGCGCCGGCCGTGCCCCGCGGGGTGAAGGCCGTCCGTACTCGCCCCGTTCCGGAGGCGCGGGTGCTGGCCGCCCGGAGCGCCGTGAATGGAAGCCTCGCGCCGAAGGGGCAGACGCTCCGCGTGGCCGGGGTGGTCCTCGCCGTGAGGGCTCCGAGGGCGGACGCCCCGCACGCAGCACCTGGACGCCCACCGACGAAAGCGGGAATCCCCGTGAACGCGTCGTCCGGGCCGGGGCTCGCAAGGGGGCTCCCGCCGAGAAGTCCGGCGGATTCCAGGACTGGGGCAAGAAGAAGGAGCGGGCAAGCGCCCCGAGCTGGAGCAATGAGCGTCCCCGAGGCGGCGCGGGCCGGCCTCCTCCCCGGGGGCCTCGCCGTCCGCGTTGA
- a CDS encoding HEAT repeat domain-containing protein, with amino-acid sequence MRTGARPLILALALLLGCNGSRDQLLADLQSPRPEVRALAVKKLAGQGNPDDLVLFTRAAKDFAAIVRAEATVALGESQDARVVDLLGELLEDQDEEVQGRAAMALSKVNNEKAKAYLTLQYGRRGRATRQVIVQALKNANVPGAMAEVVAAEARSQWDRNQLALTEGALPERVGAAEELGKSGRPDAVNRLLPLVRDSQVILAAAAVRGLGDAGDKRAVGPIALLLEENFPELRESAIHALMKLQDPVATQRLQMVAVEKSAVSPLAIDAIVSFPRTPQTDASLCAIVMEGAPAEALVAGRSMRARGGCPVDPIGERLARPATAASGLQAVEGLGPAALPLLGKVVPWLSHPDATLRLLAVEAVAEVGDASVVPALQKLYEQEVKGLEALRADWVTQALPEKFGVGFDPSTMPPTPSTPGMKDDRPSRHADLLGRVKELNAARVRESGRDVVRHRVPTELYDDVAPERLVPLATLLRALGTLKAPGALELLTGYTQDSSAALRVAALMGLARLGPEGVNVAKAGLVEPDRDLQKALAQALAEAGEAGQAALIEMLPKMGSEKLLVLDALTRAGGVPGFASAQFQAVVREGGPEAALAAALLGRIQAKDAVPTLVKALDEPNSVARRDVLLALGIIGDAQAADAVAKDLFHDLPEIRAAAASSLRKLGGAAHADQLNALKADYFRTVREAAGAAPASESTASEGAR; translated from the coding sequence ATGCGAACCGGCGCACGCCCCCTCATTCTCGCACTTGCCCTGCTCCTCGGCTGCAACGGCAGCAGGGACCAGCTTCTTGCGGACCTCCAGAGTCCTCGTCCGGAGGTCCGCGCTCTCGCGGTGAAGAAGCTGGCCGGGCAGGGCAACCCGGATGACCTGGTCCTCTTCACTCGAGCGGCGAAGGACTTCGCCGCCATCGTCCGGGCCGAGGCCACCGTGGCGTTGGGAGAGAGCCAGGACGCCCGCGTCGTGGACCTCCTCGGCGAATTGCTCGAGGACCAGGACGAAGAGGTCCAGGGCCGCGCCGCCATGGCGCTGTCCAAGGTGAACAACGAAAAGGCCAAGGCGTACCTCACGCTCCAGTACGGACGGCGGGGCCGGGCCACGCGTCAGGTCATCGTCCAGGCCCTGAAGAACGCCAACGTTCCAGGTGCCATGGCGGAGGTGGTCGCCGCCGAGGCCCGCTCGCAGTGGGACCGCAACCAGCTCGCGTTGACCGAAGGCGCGCTGCCCGAGCGCGTGGGCGCCGCCGAGGAGCTGGGCAAGAGCGGCCGACCCGACGCCGTCAACCGGCTGCTGCCCTTGGTTCGCGACAGCCAGGTCATCCTCGCCGCCGCCGCCGTGCGCGGGCTGGGTGACGCCGGCGACAAGCGCGCGGTGGGTCCCATCGCGCTGCTGCTGGAGGAGAACTTCCCCGAGTTGCGCGAGTCCGCCATCCACGCGCTGATGAAGCTTCAGGATCCGGTGGCCACGCAGCGCCTCCAGATGGTGGCGGTGGAGAAGAGCGCCGTCAGCCCGCTGGCCATCGACGCCATCGTGTCCTTCCCCCGGACGCCGCAGACGGATGCTTCACTGTGCGCCATCGTCATGGAGGGAGCACCGGCGGAGGCGCTCGTCGCGGGCCGGAGCATGCGCGCGCGCGGCGGTTGTCCGGTGGACCCCATTGGCGAGCGGCTGGCACGTCCGGCCACGGCCGCCAGTGGCCTCCAGGCCGTCGAGGGGCTGGGACCCGCTGCGCTGCCGCTGCTCGGCAAGGTGGTGCCGTGGCTGAGCCATCCGGACGCCACGCTGCGCCTGCTCGCGGTGGAGGCCGTGGCGGAGGTGGGGGATGCCTCCGTGGTGCCCGCGTTGCAGAAGCTCTACGAACAGGAGGTCAAGGGACTGGAAGCGCTGCGCGCCGACTGGGTGACCCAAGCGCTCCCGGAGAAGTTCGGCGTGGGGTTCGACCCTTCGACCATGCCGCCCACCCCGTCGACGCCTGGCATGAAGGATGACCGGCCGTCGCGGCACGCGGACCTGCTGGGGCGCGTGAAGGAGCTCAATGCCGCCCGGGTGCGTGAGTCCGGACGGGACGTGGTGCGGCATCGCGTGCCCACCGAGCTGTATGACGACGTGGCGCCGGAGCGGCTGGTGCCGCTGGCAACGCTGCTGCGAGCGTTGGGGACGCTGAAGGCACCCGGAGCCCTGGAGCTGCTCACCGGCTACACCCAGGATTCCAGCGCCGCGCTGCGCGTGGCGGCCCTGATGGGACTGGCGCGGCTGGGCCCCGAGGGCGTCAACGTGGCCAAGGCCGGGCTCGTCGAGCCGGACCGCGACCTGCAGAAGGCCCTGGCCCAGGCGCTGGCGGAGGCCGGCGAGGCGGGGCAGGCCGCGCTCATCGAGATGCTGCCGAAGATGGGGAGCGAGAAGCTGCTGGTGTTGGATGCGCTCACGCGTGCCGGCGGTGTGCCGGGCTTCGCTTCCGCGCAGTTCCAGGCCGTGGTGCGAGAAGGTGGACCGGAAGCGGCGCTCGCGGCGGCCCTGCTGGGACGGATTCAGGCGAAGGACGCCGTGCCCACGCTGGTGAAGGCGCTGGACGAGCCCAACAGCGTGGCCCGCCGCGACGTGCTGCTGGCGCTGGGGATCATTGGCGACGCGCAGGCGGCGGACGCGGTGGCCAAGGACCTGTTCCACGACCTGCCCGAGATTCGCGCCGCGGCGGCTTCGTCGCTCCGGAAGCTGGGCGGCGCCGCGCATGCGGACCAGTTGAATGCCCTCAAGGCGGACTACTTCCGGACGGTGCGTGAGGCCGCGGGCGCCGCACCGGCGTCCGAGAGCACCGCGTCGGAGGGCGCTCGCTGA
- a CDS encoding cyclic nucleotide-binding domain-containing protein, which translates to MELRKLKDKASEAFTKGRFSKAAELYEDYCRAEPKDHQSRLRSGDAWVKAGQRDRAISAYQSAAEGFAREGFLPRAIAASKLILELDPAHRGVQQMLADLYARRGTPMGARARGPMSSASSVTVKASSEPAVTSRLPEAVRAAVAAIDLGEGEDGASPAPLAAGGPAVDLSAELPPELLLSADASTRGTEEVVHSVEVGLASEEGTAGVELTLDMEPVVAGTLVDDACGTDSKASALATSVQASTSVVATIPPPMAIREPEAPPLATRIPAVQPGGARPATSALPPGLAPRASQRLPAVGAARAPEPAPAEPPRSVSNSGRWQALSSPITTQAAPAAAEAAASSAPPGLRSRRADPPVPAGATALPGHDLSPALGASFRTATSPSSFTELELEADSLLHAVELAAQAGLDRQGLGATSISDGIEEEIYSLTEEVPPEAGSLDALPAIPLFSDLPRDAFIELFERCPLRRFGPGERIIDQGSHGGAFYVVCEGAVRVFRTEEGQRQDIATLEGGTFFGEMALLSGAARTASVESASDDTQLLEISASVLAELSGSHPQVARALKKFCRQRMLTNVMNTSELFRLFGRKDRRALVERFRSRDVERDTVIIRDGDPTDGLYVVLSGEVEVRKDGHLLTQLREGDVFGEISLLQKTPATATVTATRRTTLLRLPRADFDALISSHPQILALISNLSDERLRRTQRVLTEAGVEEDLILV; encoded by the coding sequence ATGGAGTTGCGCAAGCTCAAGGACAAGGCGTCCGAGGCTTTCACCAAGGGACGCTTTTCCAAGGCGGCGGAGCTCTACGAGGACTACTGCCGGGCCGAGCCCAAGGACCATCAGTCACGCCTGCGCTCCGGGGATGCCTGGGTGAAGGCAGGGCAGCGGGACCGGGCCATCTCGGCGTATCAATCCGCCGCCGAAGGCTTCGCGCGCGAGGGGTTCCTTCCGCGCGCCATCGCCGCGAGCAAGCTCATCCTCGAACTGGACCCGGCTCACCGCGGCGTGCAGCAGATGCTCGCGGACCTGTACGCGCGCCGAGGGACGCCCATGGGCGCACGCGCCCGGGGCCCGATGAGCAGCGCGTCGTCCGTGACGGTGAAGGCGTCCTCCGAGCCCGCTGTGACGTCGCGCCTGCCCGAGGCAGTGCGCGCGGCCGTCGCCGCCATTGATTTGGGGGAGGGAGAGGACGGTGCTTCGCCAGCCCCGTTGGCGGCCGGTGGTCCCGCGGTGGACCTGTCCGCGGAGCTGCCTCCAGAGCTGTTGTTGTCCGCCGACGCGTCCACGCGTGGCACCGAAGAAGTCGTCCACTCGGTCGAGGTAGGACTGGCGTCGGAAGAGGGGACCGCTGGCGTGGAGTTGACGCTGGACATGGAGCCCGTCGTGGCAGGGACGCTGGTGGACGACGCGTGCGGAACCGATTCGAAGGCGTCCGCATTGGCCACGTCTGTCCAGGCATCCACGAGTGTGGTGGCCACAATCCCGCCCCCGATGGCCATCCGTGAGCCAGAAGCGCCGCCGCTCGCGACCCGGATTCCCGCTGTTCAACCCGGAGGCGCGCGTCCGGCGACGAGCGCGTTGCCGCCAGGACTGGCACCGCGCGCGTCGCAGCGGCTGCCCGCGGTGGGCGCTGCTCGCGCGCCCGAACCCGCGCCGGCCGAACCGCCACGGTCCGTCTCGAACAGCGGCCGCTGGCAAGCCCTGTCGTCGCCCATCACCACGCAGGCAGCGCCCGCCGCTGCTGAAGCCGCGGCCTCCTCCGCGCCCCCAGGACTGCGGTCGCGCCGTGCCGACCCACCGGTCCCCGCGGGCGCCACCGCGCTCCCGGGCCACGACCTGTCCCCCGCGCTGGGCGCCTCCTTCCGGACGGCGACGAGTCCGTCCTCCTTCACCGAGTTGGAGCTGGAAGCCGACTCCCTGTTGCACGCGGTGGAGCTGGCCGCGCAGGCGGGCTTGGATCGACAAGGCCTGGGGGCCACGTCCATCAGCGACGGCATCGAGGAAGAGATCTACAGCCTGACGGAGGAGGTCCCTCCCGAAGCGGGTTCCCTGGACGCGCTGCCCGCGATTCCGCTCTTCTCGGACCTGCCTCGCGACGCCTTCATCGAGCTGTTCGAGCGCTGCCCGCTGCGCCGCTTCGGCCCGGGCGAGCGAATCATCGACCAGGGCAGCCACGGCGGTGCTTTCTACGTCGTCTGCGAGGGCGCGGTGCGCGTCTTCCGGACGGAGGAGGGCCAGCGCCAGGACATCGCGACGCTCGAAGGAGGCACCTTCTTCGGAGAGATGGCCCTGCTGTCCGGCGCGGCGCGCACGGCCTCGGTGGAGTCCGCGTCTGACGACACCCAGCTCCTGGAGATCTCCGCCAGCGTGCTCGCCGAGCTCTCGGGAAGCCACCCGCAGGTGGCCCGGGCCCTGAAGAAGTTCTGCCGGCAGCGCATGCTGACGAACGTGATGAACACGTCGGAGCTGTTCCGCCTCTTCGGACGGAAGGACCGGCGCGCGCTCGTGGAGCGCTTCCGCTCCCGGGACGTGGAGCGTGACACCGTCATCATCCGTGATGGCGACCCGACGGACGGCCTCTACGTGGTCCTGTCCGGCGAGGTGGAGGTGCGCAAGGACGGCCACCTGCTGACGCAGCTCCGGGAAGGGGACGTGTTCGGAGAGATTTCCCTGCTCCAGAAGACGCCAGCCACCGCGACCGTCACCGCCACCCGGCGCACCACGCTGCTGCGGTTGCCGCGCGCCGACTTCGACGCGCTCATCTCCAGCCACCCGCAGATCCTGGCCCTGATTTCGAACCTGAGCGACGAACGGCTCCGGCGCACGCAGCGCGTGCTGACCGAAGCCGGCGTCGAGGAAGACCTCATCCTCGTCTGA